One window of the Lachancea thermotolerans CBS 6340 chromosome A complete sequence genome contains the following:
- the MCH4 gene encoding Mch4p (similar to uniprot|Q08268 Saccharomyces cerevisiae YOL119C MCH4 Protein with similarity to mammalian monocarboxylate permeases which are involved in transport of monocarboxylic acids across the plasma membrane mutant is not deficient in monocarboxylate transport), whose product MVSILPKRPQQLILSPHTRFEAHASGFKPQSGGTGRDSDDHVRESTLDQLSHTGSTDDEDESEFPDGGVAAYLALLGSFMGLLPAWGVINSLGALEGYISKHQLASDSSSSVSWIFALYLAIVSASCVLTGAYFDRNGGFGAIVVGTVLFVTSLVATANCHTIWQFILAFSVLGGLANGILTTPLVSCVATWFSRKRAMATSCATIGGSLGGIIFPLMLKKLYVEVGFPWALRILAFVCLACLSFACLFARERVKQKPQAFSSKHEMAKFYVLGSFNWKYFCDAKYVFTTLGFSLAENSILATSTYIASYAMARGNSEGSSFTLITAGNAMQILGRYVPGYISDRYAGRFNVVIVMTLMAVVVNFAIWLPFGGNPKALWAYYLLYGFFSGSIFSLTAVCIGQISKTRDFGKRYSTAYLLNAMMTLPTIPIAGTIIGRGSVSDYNKFIIFSTCLMLAGGLSYAVARFLCAGVRICKV is encoded by the coding sequence ATGGTTTCAATACTCCCCAAGCGGCCTCAGCAGCTCATCCTCAGTCCTCACACACGCTTCGAAGCGCACGCTTCCGGCTTCAAACCTCAGAGCGGCGGCACGGGCCGCGACTCTGACGACCATGTGCGTGAGTCAACGCTGGACCAACTGTCGCACACAGGGTCCAcggacgacgaagacgaatCTGAGTTTCCCGACGGCGGCGTGGCCGCTTACCTGGCGCTGCTGGGCTCTTTTATGGGCCTTCTGCCGGCGTGGGGCGTGATCAACTCGCTCGGTGCCCTCGAAGGCTACATCTCGAAGCACCAGCTGGCGTCAGACTCGTCCTCAAGCGTATCGTGGATTTTTGCGCTCTACCTTGCGATCGTGAGCGCTAGCTGCGTTCTTACGGGCGCGTATTTCGACCGCAACGGCGGCTTCGGCGCCATTGTTGTCGGCACTGTGCTCTTCGTGACCAGTTTGGTGGCCACGGCAAACTGCCACACCATTTGGCAATTTATCCTGGCATTCTCCGTCCTGGGCGGCCTGGCCAACGGCATCCTCACTACGCCGCTGGTGAGCTGCGTGGCCACCTGGTTCTCGCGCAAGCGCGCCATGGCAACGAGCTGTGCCACGATCGGCGGGTCTCTGGGCGGGATCATCTTCCCGCTCatgctcaagaagctctaCGTCGAAGTCGGCTTTCCATGGGCCCTGCGGATTCTGGCATTCGTGTGTCTGGCTTGTCTGTCATTCGCGTGCCTTTTCGCGCGCGAGCGCGTCAAGCAGAAGCCGCAGGCGTTTTCCAGTAAGCATGAGATGGCCAAGTTTTACGTGCTTGGGAGCTTCAACTGGAAATACTTCTGCGACGCCAAGTATGTGTTCACGACGCTGGGCTTCTCGCTCGCGGAAAACTCCATTCTGGCCACCAGCACCTACATTGCGTCCTACGCAATGGCCCGCGGCAATAGCGAGGGCAGCTCCTTCACGCTCATCACCGCAGGCAACGCCATGCAGATCCTAGGCCGCTACGTCCCTGGCTACATTTCGGACCGGTACGCAGGCCGTTTCAACGTCGTCATTGTCATGACGCTCATGGCGGTCGTGGTCAATTTCGCCATCTGGCTGCCGTTCGGCGGCAACCCCAAAGCGCTGTGGGCCTACTACCTACTGTACGGCTTCTTTTCAGGGTCCATCTTCTCGCTAACCGCGGTGTGCATCGGCCAGATCTCCAAAACCCGCGACTTTGGCAAGCGCTACTCTACTGCATACCTACTGAATGCGATGATGACCCTGCCCACCATCCCCATCGCTGGTACCATCATTGGCAGGGGCTCGGTGTCGGACTACAACAAGTTTATCATCTTCTCCACGTGCCTCATGCTGGCGGGAGGCCTGAGCTACGCTGTAGCGAGGTTCCTGTGCGCGGGTGTGAGGATTTGCAAGGTTTAG
- the AHP1 gene encoding thioredoxin peroxidase AHP1 (weakly similar to uniprot|P38013 Saccharomyces cerevisiae YLR109W AHP1 Thiol-specific peroxiredoxin, reduces hydroperoxides to protect against oxidative damage; function in vivo requires covalent conjugation to Urm1p), with translation MLHGIRSAIRPASASGLRFFHNTTRTQMFQVGDVIKTGLAGVQENAPSNSIDLGKLVSKGKHIIVGVPAAFSPACSASHVPGYIAHLSDLQAKGVQDVFVTCVNDAFVTKAWAESLKTPEQVHIVADTKGEFAKSGDTLFDSEEVFGNKRNYRYAVVVEDGKVVSTFEEPDKTGVNVSSAENVLKSL, from the coding sequence ATGCTTCACGGAATCCGTTCAGCTATCAGACCAGCATCAGCTTCAGGCCTCCGTTTTTTCCACAACACAACTCGTACACAAATGTTCCAAGTAGGTGACGTTATCAAGACCGGCCTCGCCGGCGTGCAGGAGAACGCTCCAAGCAACTCCATTGACCTCGGCAAGTTGGTCAGCAAGGGCAAGCACATCATCGTCGGTGTCCCAGCCGCGTTCTCTCCAGCGTGCTCCGCTAGCCACGTTCCCGGCTACATCGCGCACCTTTCCGACTTGCAGGCCAAGGGCGTGCAGGACGTGTTCGTGACCTGCGTGAACGACGCCTTCGTGACCAAGGCGTGGGCTGAGTCGCTCAAGACCCCAGAGCAGGTGCACATCGTCGCTGACACCAAGGGCGAGTTCGCCAAGTCCGGTGACACCCTGTTTGACTCCGAGGAAGTGTTCGGCAACAAGCGTAACTACCGTTACGCTGTCGTCGTTGAGGACGGTAAGGTCGTCTCCACCTTCGAGGAGCCAGACAAGACCGGCGTCAACGTTTCCTCCGCCGAGAACGTTCTGAAGTCTTTGTAA
- the RRI2 gene encoding Rri2p (some similarities with uniprot|Q12348 Saccharomyces cerevisiae YOL117W RRI2 subunit of COP9 Signalosome (CSN) like protein complex that cleaves the ubiquitin-like protein Rub1 from Cdc53 COP9 signalosome (CSN) subunit) — MTGDDAGYGDFAASEDENYDDFMASDEDVSIEMEDETEDEAENEGAAENETGSKTRQGSASRRDDSGAENGAGKPQVESGAAVMASAALQEARRMVQEQRWYEARSALDGVLQSSTLDPDRAFGARLELVRCCYLSWVSRQENAAGPAELTEHSELQEACGHLQQLQAYVDWLEPEVLDSAVSRLLDLFAPPLKSKLLFEGPAASGLGPRAAVTLLECCAPLARHESAQDLRSRVLQHRLGFNDPPGGSQRRQMLDELATISGGRLDSLEFLITTHVQQFLADPQGLDVPQLQSLVSHASALLQRSLTQPLRLLSLLSFCEAIIALNNYCSPHDHAKRLSECQTAFWNCYKHLEELGDHSRFRDLTLCAFVLSSMLLTGQAANAHQAITPFELEQIKVIESTPLVQDLKHIYSDFVGYNLSGFADSLRKIKQFHLQLAGLVDALIHLLQTRMLWNRVARLYSCISLSDIRAQLQIGDSPQLSRNDLLTILMKSIMNDTAQVYFKLDLTHDLVYFGKENRRPLCPLSKHLYLSAKSDAVTKSPNTPSCNSLKEWVDNIGVFETKPRRLKDMSAVQFVHELQQSRECTAVADSSDQAKPLKYSQLLQCVRDALS, encoded by the coding sequence ATGACTGGCGACGACGCGGGCTACGGCGACTTCGCGGCATCCGAGGATGAGAACTACGACGACTTTATGGCGTCCGACGAGGACGTAAGCATCGAGATGGAGGACGAGACCGAGGACGAGGCCGAGAACGAGGGCGCTGCCGAGAACGAGACCGGAAGCAAGACCAGACAGGGCTCGGCAAGCCGCAGGGATGATAGCGGCGCCGAAAATGGCGCTGGAAAACCCCAGGTGGAGAGCGGAGCCGCGGTCATGGCTTCGGCTGCGCTGCAAGAGGCGAGACGCATGGTGCAGGAACAGCGCTGGTACGAGGCCCGGTCCGCCTTGGACGGCGTGCTACAGAGCTCGACACTCGACCCGGATCGCGCCTTTGGAGCGCGGCTCGAGCTGGTTCGGTGCTGCTACTTAAGCTGGGTCTCGCGCCAGGAAAACGCCGCGGGCCCCGCGGAGCTAACCGAGCACTCCGAGCTCCAAGAAGCCTGCGGCcacctgcagcagctgcaagCGTATGTCGACTGGCTCGAGCCGGAAGTTCTGGATTCTGCTGTCTCGCGACTACTGGACCTCTTCGCGCCGCCGCTAAAGTCCAAGCTGCTCTTTGAAGGGCCTGCCGCCTCTGGTTTGGGGCCTCGAGCAGCGGTCACACTTCTTGAGTGCTGCGCGCCTCTTGCAAGGCACGAATCCGCCCAGGATCTACGATCGCGCGTCCTGCAGCACCGGCTCGGCTTTAATGACCCCCCGGGCGGGTCCCAGCGCCGCCAGATGCTCGACGAGCTGGCCACCATCTCTGGCGGCCGGCTGGACTCCCTTGAGTTCCTCATAACGACACACGTGCAGCAATTCCTGGCAGACCCACAAGGCCTCGACGTTCCCCAGCTCCAAAGCCTAGTGTCGCATGCGTCGGCGCTGCTGCAGAGGTCTCTCACACAGCCCCTTCGCCTGCTTTCCCTGCTAAGCTTCTGCGAAGCGATCATCGCCCTCAACAACTACTGCTCGCCCCACGACCACGCCAAGCGCCTCTCTGAGTGCCAGACGGCCTTTTGGAACTGCTACAAGCAcctcgaagagcttggagaCCACTCGCGCTTCCGGGACCTCACTCTTTGTGCCTTCGTGCTCTCCAGCATGCTCCTAACAGGCCAAGCGGCCAACGCGCATCAAGCCATCACGCCCTTCGAGCTCGAACAGATCAAGGTCATCGAGTCGACACCACTGGTGcaagacttgaagcacATTTACTCGGATTTTGTAGGCTACAACTTGAGCGGATTCGCCGACTCTCTGCGCAAAATCAAGCAATTCCACCTCCAGTTGGCTGGGCTTGTTGACGCCCTCATACACCTGCTGCAAACGCGCATGCTCTGGAACCGCGTCGCCAGGCTATACTCCTGCATCTCGCTGTCGGACATCCGCGCGCAGCTGCAGATAGGGGACTCTCCGCAGCTGTCGCGCAACGATTTGCTCACTATTCTGATGAAGAGTATCATGAACGACACCGCGCAAGTCTACTTCAAGCTGGACCTTACGCACGACCTTGTCTACTTCGGAAAAGAGAATCGTAGGCCCTTATGCCCTCTTTCCAAGCACTTGTACCTTTCTGCGAAGTCCGATGCTGTTACAAAGTCCCCTAATACACCATCCTGTAATTCCTTGAAAGAATGGGTTGACAACATTGGCGTCTTCGAAACAAAGCCCCGCAGGCTGAAGGACATGAGTGCTGTGCAGTTTGTCCACGAGCTGCAGCAGTCTCGAGAGTGTACTGCTGTGGCGGACTCAAGTGATCAAGCGAAGCCTTTGAAGTActctcagcttcttcagtgCGTCCGCGATGCGCTTAGCTAA
- the TOS6 gene encoding Tos6p (conserved hypothetical protein), with the protein MKFSIAASVFAAAGVASATIAAVSQIGDGQIQATVPGASTSAATTTTTSVATPASTPATVVSASTSATTESASATTFTTTFGGSSISSPVASSQRSSDDITYVDITTTPEVTTSQVKTEKSTSTPYSYTTLATQNSTATGSGSSSSVSLSVFEAGAQNIAAGAGIGALAAGALIALL; encoded by the coding sequence atgaaattCTCTATCGCTGCCTCCGTTTTCGCTGCCGCTGGCGTCGCCTCTGCAACCATCGCCGCTGTTTCTCAGATCGGCGATGGCCAGATCCAGGCCACTGTCCCAGGTGCTTCTACCTCGGCCGCTACCACTACAACTACTTCAGTCGCTACTCCAGCCTCTACTCCAGCCACTGTGGTGTCCGCTTCGACCTCTGCCACCACCGAGTCTGCTTCCGccaccaccttcaccaCTACTTTCGGCGGCTCCTCCATCTCTTCCCCAGTGGCCAGCTCTCAACGCTCCTCTGATGACATCACTTACGTCGACATCACTACCACCCCTGAGGTCACCACTTCCCAGGTGAAGACTGAGAAGTCCACATCTACCCCTTACTCATACACAACTCTGGCCACTCAGAACTCCACCGCTACCGGTAGCggcagctcttcttccgTCAGCCTGAGTGTGTTCGAGGCCGGTGCGCAAAACAtcgctgctggtgctggtATCGGCGCTCTGGCTGCCGGTGCGCTCATCGCTTTATTGTAA